GAACCACGGCCTTTCGTCGAAGGGTGGCGAAAGCCATTGTTCATCGTCTATTTCTCGTCGGCCACCGGCAACACCCACAAGTTCGTGCAGAAGCTGGGCATCCCCAACGCACGGATCCCGATCCACCGGAATGAGCCGGAACTGATGGTCGACGAGCCATATGTGCTGATCGTCCCCACCTACGGGGGCGGATCATCCATCACGGGGGACAAATCCCGGCCGGTGCCGCCGCAGGTGATCCGGTTCCTGAACAACGAGCACAACCGCTCGTTCATCCGGGGGGTCATCTCGGCGGGCAACACCAACTTCGGCATCGACTACGGGCTGGCCGGGGAAATCGTGGCCGAGAAATGCAAGGTGCCGTACGTCTACCGGTTCGAGTTGATGGGCAACGACGAAGACGTGAAGGTCGTTCGATCCGGGCTGGCGGACTTTTTCCAGCACCGCGCGGCCTCCTGACCGACGCCGGGACACGCGCCCATGGCGGCCGCACCGTTCCTCTTATATAGAGGGGAGGGGACGGCGGTCGCACGGGGACGCGGCCGACAAGAAACACAGGGGCGACGGCGAGGGCGCCGTCGCAAAGCAAAAACGCACAGCAAATAGAAGCGATACGCGACAAGCGAGCCGGCGCGAGCCAGGGAAACGAAGAGGGAGCTAACACAGTGGCTGAAATGGGGAAAACCGTGGCGGAGCCGATCGGCAAGGACGAGCTTGATTTCCATGCGCTCAACGCGCTGCTGAACCTGTACGACGACAACGGGAAGATCCAGTTCGACAAGGACCGGGAGGCGGCGCGCCAGTACTTCCTGCAGCACGTCAACCAGAACACCGTCTTCTTCCACAACCTGAAGGAGAAGCTGGACTACCTGGTCGAGAACAAGTACTACGACCCGATCGTGGTGAACAAGTACGAGTTCGAGGACATCAAGGCCCTGTTCAAGCGGGCCTACGCGCACAAGTTCCGCTTCAAGTCCTTCCTGGGGGCGTACAAGTACTACACCTCGTACACCCTGAAGACCTTCGACGGGAAGCGCTACCTCGAGCGCTACGAGGACCGCGTCTGCATGGTCGCGCTGACGCTGGCCGACGGCGACCTCGAACTGGCCGGCCACCTGGTCGACGAGATCATCTCGGGCCGCTTCCAGCCGGCGACGCCGACGTTCCTCAACTCCGGCAAGGCCCAGCGCGGCGAGCCGGTGAGCTGCTTCCTGCTGCGCATCGAGGACAACATGGAGTCCATCGGCCGCGCCATCAACTCCTCGCTGCAGCTGTCCAAGCGCGGCGGCGGCGTCGCGCTGCTGCTGAGCAACCTGCGCGAGCAGGGAGCGCCGATCAAGCACATCGAGAACCAGTCGTCCGGCGTCATCCCCGTGATGAAGCTGCTGGAGGACTCGTTCTCCTACGCCAACCAGCTCGGCGCGCGCCAGGGCGCGGGCGCGGTGTACCTGCACGCGCACCATCCGGACATCATGCGCTTCCTGGACACCAAGCGCGAGAACGCCGACGAGAAGATCCGCATCAAGTCGCTGTCGCTCGGCGTGGTCATCCCGGACATCACCTTCGAGCTGGCCAAGCGCAACGACGACATGTACCTGTTCAGCCCGTACGACGTCGAGCGCGTCTACGGCAAGGCGTTCGCCGACGTGAACATCTCCGAGAACTACGACGACATGGTCGAGGACCCGCGGATCAGCAAGACCAAGCTCAACGCCCGCGCGTTCTTCCAGACCCTGGCGGAGATCCAGTTCGAGTCCGGCTACCCGTACATCATGTTCGAGGACACGGTGAACGACGCCAACCCCATCGCGGGCCGCATCACCCACTCGAACCTGTGCTCCGAGATCCTGCAGGTTTCCACGCCGTCGACGTACCACGAGGACCTGTCCTACGACGAGGTCGGCGAGGACATCTCGTGCAACCTCGGCTCGATGAACATCGCCATGGCCATGGACTCGCCGGACTTCTCGGCGACCATCGAGACCGCCATCCGCGGCCTGACCGCCGTGTCCGAGCAGACCGCCATCGATTCGGTGCCGTCGATCCGCAAGGGCAACGACAAGTCGCACGCCATCGGCCTGGGCCAGATGAACCTGCACGGCTACCTCGGCCGCGAGCGGATCCACTACGGATCCGAGGAGGGCATCGACTTCACCAACATCTACTTCTACTGCGTGCTGTTCGAGGCCCTGAAGGCGTCGAACAAGATCGCCATCGAGCGCGGCGTGAAGTTCGGCGGCTTCGAGGAGTCGAAGTACGCCACCGGCGAGTTCTTCGACAAGTACATCGACGCCGAGTGGGCGCCGGCGACCGAGCGGGTCAAGGAGCTTTTCGACGCCTCGAACATCTCCATCCCCACGCAGGACGACTGGCGCGAGCTGAAGGCCTCCATCCAGGAGCACGGCCTGTTCAACCGCAACCTGCAGGCAGTGCCGCCGACGGGCTCGATCTCGTACATCAACAACTCGACGTCGTCGATCCATCCGATCGCGTCGAAGATCGAGATCCGCAAGGAAGGCAAGATCGGCCGCGTCTACTATCCGGCGCCGCACATGGACAACGACAACCTGGAGTACTTCCAGGACGCGTACGAGATCGGCTACGAGAAGATCATCGACACCTACGCCGCCGCCACCCAGCACGTGGACCAGGGGCTGTCGCTGACGCTGTTCTTCAAGGACACCGCCACCACGCGCGACATCAACCGCGCGCAGATCTACGCGTGGCGCAAGGGCATCAAGACCATCTACTACATCCGACTGCGCCAGGTCGCCCTCGAGGGCACCGAGGTCCAGGGCTGTGTCAGCTGCATGCTGTAGCGGCCGGTCGGCGAGCATCGCAGAGGGCGGGCATCCGGGGTTTCCCGGGTGCCCGCCCTCGCTTTTGCGCCGGTGCGGGCCGCTTTGCGACGATCCGCGCACAGATGTAAATCGCGCTATTGACGAGTGTTCTGGACGGGCGTAGCGTGGGACGCGATACGGCGGATGAGAGCCGTCGCAAAGCGAAGAAAGCCCACGCCGCACATTCCACGCCGAAAAGGCCCGATCCGAAGGAGCCCCCATGGCCCGCGAGAGCACCCCGCACATCAACCCGAACGGCGTCGACATCGCCGAGACCATCCTCCTGCCCGGCGACCCGCTGCGCGCCAAGTTCATCGCCGAGACCTACCTGGACGACGTCGTGCAGTTCAATTCCGTGCGCAACATGCTCGGGTTCACGGGCACGTACGAGGGCAACCCGGTGTCCGTGATGGGCTCCGGCATGGGCATCCCGTCGATCTCGCTGTACGCGTACGAGCTCATCCACGACTTCGGGGTGAAGAAGCTGGTGCGCGTCGGCTCCTGCGGCGCGTTCCAGGCCGACATCGACCTCTACGACGTGGTCATCGGCCAGTCGGCGTCGACCGACTCCAACTTCCTGTCGCAGTACGGCATCCCCGGCACCTACGCGCCGACCGCCTCGTACCGCCTGCTGGAGGACGTCCGCGACCGTGCCCGCGAGCAGGGCGTGAAGACGCACGTGGGCAACATCCTGTCGTCCGACATCTTCTACAACGACAACCCCGACGCCAACGAGCGGTGGGCGCGCATGGGCGTGCTCGCCGTCGAGATGGAATCCGCCGGCCTCTACGCCACCGCCGCGCGCGCCGGCGTCGAGGCGCTGGGCATCTTCACCGTCAGCGACAACATCGTCACCGGCGGCCAGACCACCGCCGAAGAGCGCCAGACCGCGTTCACCACCATGATGGAGCTCGCGCTCCCGCTGGCGGCGATCTAGCCATGGGAATCAAGTCCATGAAGGTCTCCGACAAGCCGCTGGCCGCGCCGAACCCCAAGGCCGCCGTCCCGATCATCCTGTTCACCTTCGTCTTCTGCCTGGTCATCGACAACGGCTTCAAGTTCATGACCAAGCCCATCGCCGAAGACCTGGGGCTGTCGCTGACCACGGCCAGCCTCCAGGCCACCCTGGCGGGCATCGTCATCGGCATCGGCGCGGTGGTCTACGCCGCGCTGGCCGACTCGATCTCGATGCGCAAGCTGCTCGTCGCCGGCATCACCATGATCGCCGCGGGCTCCGCCATCGGCTTCGCGTTCCAGAACGTCTGGGAGGTCGTCCTCGTCGGCCGCATCATCCAGACCTGCGGCCTCGCCGCCGCGGAGACGCTGTACGTCATCTACGTCACCAAGTACCTGTCCAAGGACGACCAGAAGACCTACCTGGGCTTCTCCACCTCCGCGTTCCAGGGCGCGCTGCTCATCGGCACCCTGACCTCGGGCATCATGGCCACCTACATCTCGTGGACCGCCATGTTCCTGGTGTCCCTGCTGCTCGTCGCCGCCATCCCGGTCATCCTGAAGAAGGTCCCCGACTCCGCCAGCGTGCGCAGCCACCTCGACGTGTTCGGCCTGTTCCTCATCGCCGTCGTCGCCACCGCGGTGATGATGTACATGCAGAAATTCGCCTGGCCGTGGGCCGTCGCCGCCGTCATCGGCATCGCCGTCTTCGCCTGGCACGTGAGCGCCCACGACGACGCGCTGGTCACCTCGGCGTTCTTCGCCAACGGCCGCTACGTCACCGTCCTGGCCGTCGTGCTCGTCGTCTACTCCGTGCAGCTGGGCTACTCCGCCATCCTGCTGCCGCACCTGGCCGACAAGCTCCACGGCATCAAGATCGACGGCGCCGCGTACATCCTGGCGCCCGGCTATGCGCTCGCCGTCGTCGTCGGCGCCCTGTCGGGCAAGGTGGGCAAGATCCTGTCGTCGCGCAACACCATCATCGCGGCGCTGCTGCTGATCATGTTGGCGCTGATCCTGCCGGCGGTGTTCGTCGGCAAGTCCGTGTCCATCATCGTCATCTCCATGCTGCTGTTCCCCAGCGGTTTCGCGCTGATCTACGCACCGCTGGTGGCCACGGCGGTCGGGGACATCCCGGCGGAGAAGTCGGGCGTGGCCATCGGCTTCTACAACCTGGTCATCAACATCGCCGTGCCGGTGGGCATCGCGTACACCGCGAAGCTCGTCGACCTGGGGCCGACGTTTCTGTCCGGGCTGTCGCCGGCGGGCAACGACGCCGAGGCCGTGGTGGCCACGGTGCTGTGGATCCTCACCGGGCTCGTCGTGGTCGGACTGATCATCTACCTCATCGCCGACGGCGTGCTGTCGCGCCGCGAGCTGGCGCGCGCCAGGGGTTAGCCCGCCGGGGAGATCGGGGCTAGACTCCCCGGTTGAACCAGGAGGAATTACATGACCGTGAATCGCTCGGACTGCCCGCCGTCGACGCCCGCGCACAGGGAGAAGCACCCCGAGGCCCGGGAGTGCCCGGTGGCGGCCATCGACTGGAACACCATCCCGGATGACAAGGACCTCGAGGTCTGGGACCGCCTGACCGGAAACTTCTGGTTGCCGGAGAAGGTGCCGCTGTCGAACGACATCAAGAGCTGGAACACGCTCAACGAGCTCGAGCAGCGCACCACCATGCGCGTGTTCACCGGCCTGACCATGCTGGACACCATCCAGGGCACCGTCGGCGCAGTGTCGCTGCTGCCGGACGCCCTGACCTCCCACGAGGAGGCGGTGTACACCAACATCGCGTTCATGGAGTCGGTGCACGCGAAGTCGTACTCGTCGATCTTCCAGACCCTGGCGTCGACGCCGGAGATCAACGACGCCTTCCGCTGGGCGGAGGAGAACGAGCACCTCCAGCGCAAGGCGAAGATCATCCTCGACTACTACGAGGGCGATGACCCGCAGAAGAAGAAGGTCGCCTCGGTCATCCTCGAGTCCTTCCTCTTCTACTCGGGCTTCTACCTGCCCATGTACTGGTCCTCGCACGCGAAGCTGACCAACACCGCGGACATCATCCGCCTGATCATCCGCGACGAGGCCGTCCACGGCTACTACATCGGGTACAAGTACCAGAAGAACCTGGAGCGCCTGACCGAGGAGCAGCGCCAGGAGCTCAAGGACTACACCTTCGACCTGCTGCTGGACCTCTACGACAACGAGATCCAGTACACGGAGGACATGTACGACGAGCTCGGCTGGACCGAGGACGTCAAGCGGTTCCTGCGCTACAACGCCAACAAGGCGCTGAACAACCTCGGCTACGAGGGCATCTTCCCGGCGGACGAGTGCAAGGTGTCCCCGGCGATCCTGTCGGCGCTGAGCCCCAACGCCGACGAGAACCACGACTTCTTCTCGGGCGCCGGCTCGTCCTACGTGATGGGCAAGGCCGAGAGCACCGAAGACGAGGACTGGGACTTCTAGGTCCCCGTCGCAAGGCCCGGTCCCGCGGTACGCCGCGGGGCCGGGTCTTTTTCGCTTGCCGACGCCGGGGGAAGGCGGGGCGCGGGGGAGAGATCGGGCATGGACGTGATGCCGTGACGGTGTTAGGTTCTGGAGCAATGTTCCAATGATGTGCGCGGGACGCTCCGCGCATGCCGGACGGGCGTTGGGCGGGTGCGGCATGGCCCCACCTTGCTCCGGCGCTACTTAGGTGAGCCACGCCAAATAATGGCAGTGGATGCTGGCGACGAAGTGAATCGAGGATGGCAATGACGCAAGTGAGAACCGGCGGGGCGGAGACGGAGACCCCGCCGAGGTCCGGAAACGCGGAGGAGTCAGGGGAGGCGTTCCGGGATCTCGGGCGGCTGCTCCATCCCATGCGCCGCGAATTGACGGTGATCGCGGTGATGAACGGCGCGTCTGCGGTGGTGGCCCTGGTGCCGTACCTGGCGGTCGCGTTCGTCACCGACCGCCTGCTCTCCGGGAGCGGGGACATTGGCACGGCGGCGGTCACGGCGATTGCGGTGGCAATCGGGGCGTTGGCTCTGCGTCAAATCCTCTACATCGGCGGCATCGGTTACGCCCACCTCGTCGAGGCCCGGCTGCGGCGCTCGCTGAGGGAGAAGATCCTGGACCACATCGGCGCGGTTCCCCTGGGGAAGATCGGCTCCCGCGGCGCCGGGCGGATCCGCCGGCTCGTCATCGACGACACCGCCGCCATCCACACCATCGTCGCCCACGTCCTGGCGGAGGCGGCGGGCGCATTCACCGGCGTCGCCGTGTCCCTGGCCGTCCTTTTCGCCGTGAGTTGGCCCCTGGCGGCCGGCTACTTCGCGGTGTTCCTCATCGTCGCCGCCGTCGCGAAGGCGGTCACGCCGCGCATCGGCGGGAACGTGCAGGAAGACTTCGCCGATGCCCAGTCCGAATTGGCCGCGGCGGCGGTGGAACTGACGGAAGGAATCGCCGAGATCAAGAGCCACGGCCTCACCGGCGGTTTCATGCGGCGGTTCCGGGAATCCCTGGACCGCTACTCGCGGACGAGCTACGACGGCACCCGCGTCGTCATCCGGCCGATGTCGGTGATCACGAGCTTCGTGCTGCCCGGTGTGCTGCTGGGCCCGATGCTGCTGTTGTGCTGGGTGGCCCTGGAACTCGGATGGGCGTCCCCTTTCGGCGTCATCGTTTTCCTGCTCGTCGGAATCGGCGTGCCCCAGACCTTCTTCGGCACGCTGAGCCTCGTCCAGGGCGCCCGGTTGGGCGCGGCCGCGGCGGGGAGGATCGCCCGTTTCCTCGGTGAACCCGCGCTGCCCGAGCCCGCCGACCCCGCACCGTTCACGCGCGCCGACGCGGCGGGCGACATCACGTTCGAGGATGTGGCGTTCGGGTACGGCGACGACCGTCTCGTGTTGGATGGCCTTTCCCTGACGGTGCCGGCGGGCGCCACCGTCGCGCTGGTGGGGAGGTCCGGCTCGGGGAAAACCACGGTGACGCGCCTGCTCGCCCGGTTCTGGGAGCCGTCCGGCGGGAGCATCCGCATCGGCGGCCGGGACATCGCGGGGATCCGCGGAGAGGATCTGCTGCGCAACGTCTCGTTCATGTTCCAGGACGTCATGCTGGCGGGGATCCCGGTCCGCGACAACATCCGGCTCGCCCGGCCGGACGCCACCGACGCCGACGTCGTCGCGGCGGCGAAGGCCGCGCGCATCCACGACCGGATCATGGAATTGCCGAATGGGTACGACTCGATCGCGGGGTCCGGCGACGCGCAATTCTCCGGCGGCGAGCAACAGCGGCTGTGCATCGCCCGCGTCTTCCTCCAGGATGCCCCGGTCCTGGTCCTCGACGAGGCGACGTCATTCCTCGATCGGGAAAACGAGGAACTGCTCCGCGGGGAATTCGCCCGGTTCTTCGCCGGGCGCACGGTCATCACCGTCACGCACCGACTGTCCGCCGTCGCCGACGCCGATTCCATCGCGGTGATCGAAGGGGGACGCGTGGCGGAACAAGGAACCCACGACGAACTCCTCGCCCGGCCGGGACCGTACCGGCGGATGTGGGAAGCCCGCACCGCGGAAGGAATCGACCGATGACCATGGCGGGGACGACATCGAAGCGGCAGTTCATCTTCGGGGCGCTGGAGAAGGCCGCGGGCACCCGAACCGGCGTCGCGACGCTCGTCGCGCTGTACGTGGTGTCCGCGGTGCTGCAGGGCGTGGCCTTCGTGGCCGCCATCCCCCTGGTGCGGCAGCTGTTCGGCGGGCCCGACGCCGGAGCCGGGGCGTGGGCCGCATTCGGCGGCTGCGTCGTCCTGGCCTTCGCCGCGCACGTTATCGGGATGGTCCGCTCGGCGCGGATCTCGGTCTACGCGATCTGCGACCGGCTTCTGCGGCGAATCGGGGAGAAGATCACCCGGATCGCGCTCGGCTGGTTCGACGCCTCCAGCTCGGCGAAGGTCTCCAAGGCCATGGCCGAGGACGTGCAGACACTTTCGCATCTGGGACCCATCGTCCTGCCGGGCCTCGTCAATGGCGTCGTCACCCCGCTGACCGTGGCCGTGGCGGCGCTGTTCATCGAACCGCTCGTCGGGATCGCGCTGTTCATCGTCATACCCGTCGGCGTGGGCTGCATCGCCTGGTCGATGCGCGTGCTCGAACGGATCTACGCCCTCGAGAAGCAGGCCGATCTGCGCATGTACGGGGCGGTCCTCGAAGCCGCGGCCCTGCAACCGCTCCTCCGGGCCTCGGGGCGGGCGGGAATGAAGTGGGATCATCTCGCCGCGGCGGTGGCGGAGGACGGCGAAGCGGAACTCGCGCGGATGCGTGCGGAGGGCCGGCCGAACCTGGTGTTCCAGATCGGCACGCAACTGTGTTTCGCCGTTGCTCTGGCGGCGACGGCCATGGCCGCGGCGGCCGGGCGCATCGACGCCGCGACGTTCGCGATGCTGTGCCTGCTCGCCGTCCGCTGCGTGGAGCCGTTGACCCTGGCGGTCCAGTACTCGCTGGAGCTGTTCAAGGAGAGGGAATCCATGGAGGCCGTCAACGGCATCCTCGAGGCTCCGGAATTGCCGGAGCCGGATCGGCCCGAACCCCTCGACGGGCACGATGTGCGCTTCGAGGGCGTGGACTTCGGTTACGGCGGGGGCGAACCGGTTCTGCGGGAGGTCGACCTCGGGGTGGCATCGGGAGGCATCGTCGCGCTCGTCGGTCCGTCGGGGGCGGGCAAATCCACCATCGCCCGCCTCATCGCGCGCTTCTGGGACGTCGACGGGGGCGCGGTCCGCGTGGGCGGCGCCGACGTGCGCGACGCCGGCACGGAATCGCTCATGCGGAACGTGGCGTTCGTGTTCCAGGACGTGTACCTGTTCGACGCCACGGTGCTGGACAACATCCGGATCGGCGGGCCGGGCGCTACGGACGGGGAAGTCCGGGCGGCGGCGCGCGCCGCGCGCCTCGACGACGTGATCGAGCGGCTGCCCGACGGGTGGGACACCCGGGTCGGCCCCGGCGGTTCCCGGCTGTCGGGAGGGGAGAGGCAGCGGGTCGCGATCGCGAGGGCCCTCCTCAAAGATGCGCCCATCTTGCTTCTCGACGAGATCACCTCGGCCCTCGACGCGGAAAACGAAGCGGCTCTCATCCGGACGCTGCGGGACCGAGCCGAGCGGCGGACGGTCATCATGATCGCCCACCGCGACACGGTGATCGCGGCCGCCGACCGCGTGCTCATGGTGAAGGGCGGCCGCGTGCGGGAGATTGAAAGGAATTAGCCGGATGCCGTTCCGAGGGATTCAGTCCTGCGGCCCCAAGGTCCGGGCGATGCCGTTCAGCAAGGAGGAGAGCAGGAAACGGTAGAACTCCTCGCCGGCGGCTTCCGCGGCGTCCGCGTCCCGGGCGAAGGGCGCCATGGTCTCCAGGAGGACCCTGCTGCCCGGGCTGTCGGGGGCATGATCCGCGAAACCCCGGATGATGCCCTCGTGCCCGGGAAAGCCGTCGACGGCGTGACCCCGCCTGAAGTCCGAGAAGGCTATGGAACTCAGCGCCGCGTTGAAGATCGTCCCGTAGACCTTCC
This genomic stretch from Corynebacterium hansenii harbors:
- the nrdI gene encoding class Ib ribonucleoside-diphosphate reductase assembly flavoprotein NrdI, producing the protein MFIVYFSSATGNTHKFVQKLGIPNARIPIHRNEPELMVDEPYVLIVPTYGGGSSITGDKSRPVPPQVIRFLNNEHNRSFIRGVISAGNTNFGIDYGLAGEIVAEKCKVPYVYRFELMGNDEDVKVVRSGLADFFQHRAAS
- the nrdE gene encoding class 1b ribonucleoside-diphosphate reductase subunit alpha, with the protein product MGKTVAEPIGKDELDFHALNALLNLYDDNGKIQFDKDREAARQYFLQHVNQNTVFFHNLKEKLDYLVENKYYDPIVVNKYEFEDIKALFKRAYAHKFRFKSFLGAYKYYTSYTLKTFDGKRYLERYEDRVCMVALTLADGDLELAGHLVDEIISGRFQPATPTFLNSGKAQRGEPVSCFLLRIEDNMESIGRAINSSLQLSKRGGGVALLLSNLREQGAPIKHIENQSSGVIPVMKLLEDSFSYANQLGARQGAGAVYLHAHHPDIMRFLDTKRENADEKIRIKSLSLGVVIPDITFELAKRNDDMYLFSPYDVERVYGKAFADVNISENYDDMVEDPRISKTKLNARAFFQTLAEIQFESGYPYIMFEDTVNDANPIAGRITHSNLCSEILQVSTPSTYHEDLSYDEVGEDISCNLGSMNIAMAMDSPDFSATIETAIRGLTAVSEQTAIDSVPSIRKGNDKSHAIGLGQMNLHGYLGRERIHYGSEEGIDFTNIYFYCVLFEALKASNKIAIERGVKFGGFEESKYATGEFFDKYIDAEWAPATERVKELFDASNISIPTQDDWRELKASIQEHGLFNRNLQAVPPTGSISYINNSTSSIHPIASKIEIRKEGKIGRVYYPAPHMDNDNLEYFQDAYEIGYEKIIDTYAAATQHVDQGLSLTLFFKDTATTRDINRAQIYAWRKGIKTIYYIRLRQVALEGTEVQGCVSCML
- the deoD gene encoding purine-nucleoside phosphorylase produces the protein MARESTPHINPNGVDIAETILLPGDPLRAKFIAETYLDDVVQFNSVRNMLGFTGTYEGNPVSVMGSGMGIPSISLYAYELIHDFGVKKLVRVGSCGAFQADIDLYDVVIGQSASTDSNFLSQYGIPGTYAPTASYRLLEDVRDRAREQGVKTHVGNILSSDIFYNDNPDANERWARMGVLAVEMESAGLYATAARAGVEALGIFTVSDNIVTGGQTTAEERQTAFTTMMELALPLAAI
- a CDS encoding MFS transporter, with product MKVSDKPLAAPNPKAAVPIILFTFVFCLVIDNGFKFMTKPIAEDLGLSLTTASLQATLAGIVIGIGAVVYAALADSISMRKLLVAGITMIAAGSAIGFAFQNVWEVVLVGRIIQTCGLAAAETLYVIYVTKYLSKDDQKTYLGFSTSAFQGALLIGTLTSGIMATYISWTAMFLVSLLLVAAIPVILKKVPDSASVRSHLDVFGLFLIAVVATAVMMYMQKFAWPWAVAAVIGIAVFAWHVSAHDDALVTSAFFANGRYVTVLAVVLVVYSVQLGYSAILLPHLADKLHGIKIDGAAYILAPGYALAVVVGALSGKVGKILSSRNTIIAALLLIMLALILPAVFVGKSVSIIVISMLLFPSGFALIYAPLVATAVGDIPAEKSGVAIGFYNLVINIAVPVGIAYTAKLVDLGPTFLSGLSPAGNDAEAVVATVLWILTGLVVVGLIIYLIADGVLSRRELARARG
- the nrdF gene encoding class 1b ribonucleoside-diphosphate reductase subunit beta, producing the protein MTVNRSDCPPSTPAHREKHPEARECPVAAIDWNTIPDDKDLEVWDRLTGNFWLPEKVPLSNDIKSWNTLNELEQRTTMRVFTGLTMLDTIQGTVGAVSLLPDALTSHEEAVYTNIAFMESVHAKSYSSIFQTLASTPEINDAFRWAEENEHLQRKAKIILDYYEGDDPQKKKVASVILESFLFYSGFYLPMYWSSHAKLTNTADIIRLIIRDEAVHGYYIGYKYQKNLERLTEEQRQELKDYTFDLLLDLYDNEIQYTEDMYDELGWTEDVKRFLRYNANKALNNLGYEGIFPADECKVSPAILSALSPNADENHDFFSGAGSSYVMGKAESTEDEDWDF
- a CDS encoding ABC transporter ATP-binding protein, with protein sequence MTQVRTGGAETETPPRSGNAEESGEAFRDLGRLLHPMRRELTVIAVMNGASAVVALVPYLAVAFVTDRLLSGSGDIGTAAVTAIAVAIGALALRQILYIGGIGYAHLVEARLRRSLREKILDHIGAVPLGKIGSRGAGRIRRLVIDDTAAIHTIVAHVLAEAAGAFTGVAVSLAVLFAVSWPLAAGYFAVFLIVAAVAKAVTPRIGGNVQEDFADAQSELAAAAVELTEGIAEIKSHGLTGGFMRRFRESLDRYSRTSYDGTRVVIRPMSVITSFVLPGVLLGPMLLLCWVALELGWASPFGVIVFLLVGIGVPQTFFGTLSLVQGARLGAAAAGRIARFLGEPALPEPADPAPFTRADAAGDITFEDVAFGYGDDRLVLDGLSLTVPAGATVALVGRSGSGKTTVTRLLARFWEPSGGSIRIGGRDIAGIRGEDLLRNVSFMFQDVMLAGIPVRDNIRLARPDATDADVVAAAKAARIHDRIMELPNGYDSIAGSGDAQFSGGEQQRLCIARVFLQDAPVLVLDEATSFLDRENEELLRGEFARFFAGRTVITVTHRLSAVADADSIAVIEGGRVAEQGTHDELLARPGPYRRMWEARTAEGIDR
- a CDS encoding ABC transporter ATP-binding protein; this translates as MTMAGTTSKRQFIFGALEKAAGTRTGVATLVALYVVSAVLQGVAFVAAIPLVRQLFGGPDAGAGAWAAFGGCVVLAFAAHVIGMVRSARISVYAICDRLLRRIGEKITRIALGWFDASSSAKVSKAMAEDVQTLSHLGPIVLPGLVNGVVTPLTVAVAALFIEPLVGIALFIVIPVGVGCIAWSMRVLERIYALEKQADLRMYGAVLEAAALQPLLRASGRAGMKWDHLAAAVAEDGEAELARMRAEGRPNLVFQIGTQLCFAVALAATAMAAAAGRIDAATFAMLCLLAVRCVEPLTLAVQYSLELFKERESMEAVNGILEAPELPEPDRPEPLDGHDVRFEGVDFGYGGGEPVLREVDLGVASGGIVALVGPSGAGKSTIARLIARFWDVDGGAVRVGGADVRDAGTESLMRNVAFVFQDVYLFDATVLDNIRIGGPGATDGEVRAAARAARLDDVIERLPDGWDTRVGPGGSRLSGGERQRVAIARALLKDAPILLLDEITSALDAENEAALIRTLRDRAERRTVIMIAHRDTVIAAADRVLMVKGGRVREIERN